The nucleotide window GGTTCACTTGCTGAGCTTACATACCTCAATCTCTCAGACAATCCTCTGACTGGGTTCATTCCTTACCAGCTTGGGAACCTTTCCAGGCTGTTTTATCTTGACCTCAGTAGAGATGATTTTGAACAATCATTGACATCCGACAACCTTGAATGGCTTTCCTACTTTCTTCTTTGAAATTGCTGAAAATCAGTCACGCTAGTTTTGAAAAAGCTACAAACTGGCTCCAAGTTATTCAATGTCATCCTTCCCTCTCAGTTTTACACTTTGAACATTGTAGCCTTCGAGAGGTCGATCGTTCATCTCTTTCccgttttaaaatttcaaattcttTATCTATTCTTCACCTGAGTTCATCCATTCCTTCGCGTCATTCGACTTTTCCTCTATTGTTGAATATAAGTCAAAACTTGGTTGAACTCGATCTCTCTTATAATTATTTTCTGAGTTCGATTCCAGATACTTTTGACAACATGCCATCTCTTGAACGCATTAATTTCGAGCAAACTAATTTAGAAGGTGGAATACCACAAACCTTGGGCAATCTCTGCACTTTAGAAGAATTAAACTTACAGGGAAACATTCTCAGTGGAACTCTCACCGTTGCTGTGAAGAACTTGAGTGGATGTGCCAAGGATTCTCTGGAGAAGTTGTTATTGACTTCTAACAATTTCAATGGATCATTGCCCAGTTTCGTACGATTTTCATCTTTGAGAGAATTAGATGTTGGATATAACTAATTGAGCGGCCATTTCGAAGACAACTTTGGAGACTTTTCAAAGCTCAGTGTTTTGACTTTGGAGGAAAATCGATTCACTGGGCCTATTGCCTGATCTTTCAAGATTATCATCTTTGAGAAAATTATATCTTAAAGGAAACCGATTCGAAGGGCCTCTTCCCTTGAGCATTGGGGAAATATCTCAACTTGTGCTCTTAGATGTCTCCTACAACTCTTTGCATGGTGTCATTTCTGAAGCTCATCTTTCTAATCTTGCCAAATTGCAACGTCTGTCCATATCTTTTAATTCTTTGTCATTCCATCCCAGCTCTGATTGGATCCCTCTGCTTCAACTTAATTTTATTGGATTGGCTTCCAGCGAGTTTGGCCCCCAATTTCCCAATTGGCTTAAAAAGCAAGCTAATTTCTCCCATCTAGATATCTCCAACTCAAACATTTCAGATGCCATCCCCGATTGGTTCTGGAATTTGCCTTCAAGCCTCAAGTTTTTAAACCTTTCCTTCAACCAAATCGGCGGCAAACTTCCAAATATACTACTAGAATTTGAATTTTCCCCAGTAATAGATTTGAATTCGAATATTTTTTATGGTCCCATACCTCAATTTTTGTCTAATTCATCAGTGTTGAATCTATCCAACAACAAATTCAATGGATCATTGTCTTTCTTATGTACAACGGATGGTTGGACTTTGCTTGACCTTTCCAACAATTAGTGATCGGGAGGCATTCCTGATTGTTGGTTCAGAATGTTGGCTATAATTATTATCAATTTGGAGGATAATAATTTGTCAGCGGTAATACCCAATTCATTGGGTTAGCTTTTGGAGCTGCAATCATCGCGTTTAAGGAATACGAGTTTGCATGGTGAAATCCCTCAATCTTTGAAAAGTTGTACTCGATTAAGACTTTTGGATCTAGGGGAAAATAAATTAACTGGAACCATTCCACCATGGATAGGAGAAAGACTTGAGAACTTGGTTGTTCTACGTTTACGATCAAATAAGTTCCACGGTGACATGCCTTCAAGTCTATGTCAACAACAGTTTCTTCAAGTATTGGATCTTTCTCTCAACAATATATCAGAAATCATACCATCATACTTTAACAATTTGACCGCCATGGCTGACCTTGAGAGCTCAGAAGCAAAAATCGAGTTCAGCTATAATTATTTTGTTGATTATGACATAGGGGACAATCATTTCACTACCACTACAGATGGCATCTTCGATGATCATCTATTAGTTATATGGAAAGGTGTGGAACAAGAATATGGGAAAACCCTTGGATTATTGAGAGTCATTAACTTGGCGTGCAATAAATTAAGTGGGGAAATCCCTAGAGAAATAGCAAGTCTACATGGGTTGATTAGTTTGAATCTTTCAAGAAACATGTTGAAGGGAAGTATAATTAAGGAGATTGGTCAATTGAAGGCATTAGAATCATTCGATTTGTCAACAAACAATCTATCCGGTGTAATCTCAGAGAGCATGTCTGATTTATTCTTTCTCAGTGTTTTGGACTTATCAAACAACAATCTGTCTGGAAAAATTCCCTTAAGCACTCAATTGCAAAGCTTCAATGCTACTTGTTATGCAGGGAATCCAGGATTGTGCGGAAACCCGTTGAACAAATGTCTTGGAGATGAGTCACCAAAATCACCTAACAATGGCGGTACTGAAATTATCACTGAAAGTGATGAAGAATTATTTGAGCCTTTGTGGTTTTTTACTGGAACAACAGTTGGATTTCTTGTTGGATTTTGGGGTGTTTTCGGTTCGTTATTGATTAACAGGTCTTGGAGAGATAGATACTTTCGGCTAATGAATAAACTGGGAGATTGGATCAGATTGACAATGGCATTGGAGACGGTCAAATTGCAACAAAGACTTCGATTGAAAGACTAAGGTATAAAATGCTCTCCATTTTTCTCTCCCTACTCGTTGGGGTCTGCTTCCTAGTCATATGCTAATTTTAATATATTGTGTGTTTTATCATAGTTGTGTGTAATCttgaatatatatttaatttcccatgaatatatatatggactctttttttttgtgtgtgttattattttagtatatcaaaacatttgtaaaaaaatgtttaATTTCAAGTGATACTCACCGTTGCTGTATCGATATATAATATCTGAAGTCTACATAAAAATCTAGCCATCAGCCTGCCAGAAAGTATACAGGATGAGATAAGTAGCTTAGAGACATCAATGAATCAAAAAGTGAATTCAAGGAAACAAAATTCCTAAATGAACCAACAAAGTTCATTCTCTATCATAGCGCAACGAAGTAAATTAAGTTAAAAAACAGATTTTTTAATGAAAAAAGCAATAAATGAAGGTGTATCAGAGTGTATAAGTACACTCTTAAGTTTCTTAATGAAAGAAGCAATAAATGAAGGTGTATCAGAGTGTATAAGTACACTCTTACTGAAACTTTCCCACATAGACAGATCAAATTCCATTTCCTTGCAACGTTTTCATGTCAAAATTGTTCACTGTTTTTCATGGCCTACATATAGATTCTTTCCCAGAATATGACCATTGCCTGCAACTTTAACTATCAAAAGCCATTCTCGGCTAAAAATTAGTTTTGAACATGCCATTATCTGACA belongs to Gossypium arboreum isolate Shixiya-1 chromosome 7, ASM2569848v2, whole genome shotgun sequence and includes:
- the LOC108484730 gene encoding receptor-like protein EIX2, whose translation is MPSSLCQQQFLQVLDLSLNNISEIIPSYFNNLTAMADLESSEAKIEFSYNYFVDYDIGDNHFTTTTDGIFDDHLLVIWKGVEQEYGKTLGLLRVINLACNKLSGEIPREIASLHGLISLNLSRNMLKGSIIKEIGQLKALESFDLSTNNLSGVISESMSDLFFLSVLDLSNNNLSGKIPLSTQLQSFNATCYAGNPGLCGNPLNKCLGDESPKSPNNGGTEIITESDEELFEPLWFFTGTTVGFLVGFWGVFGSLLINRSWRDRYFRLMNKLGDWIRLTMALETVKLQQRLRLKD